The sequence GACCGTGTTCGGCGGCGAGTTCCCGCTCCAGGCAGACTACAAGGGCCCCTATATCCAGGAGCTGATCAAAAAGAAGGACGGCTGGATGATCTGGCCGCCGATCCCCTTTCATCATTCGAGCATCAATTACGACCTGCAGGTGCCGGCGCCCGCTCCACCGTCCTTGACCAACTGGCTGGGCACCGATGATCAGGGGCGGGATGTACTCGCGCGAATCATTTACGGATTTCGCATCTCCGTACTGTTCGCGCTGACGCTCACCCTGATCAGTTCCGTTATCGGCGTCATTGCCGGTGCGCTACAGGGTTTCTACGGCGGCTGGGTCGACCTCGTGGGTCAGCGGGTGCTGGAGATCTGGTCGGGGCTACCCGTGCTCTACCTGCTCATCATTCTCGCCAGCTTCGTTCAGCCCAACTTCTGGTGGTTGCTCGGCATCATGCTGCTGTTTTCCTGGATGAGCCTTGTCGATGTGGTGCGCGCCGAGTTTCTGCGCGGTCGCAACCTCGAGTACGTACGTGCAGCGCGCGCGCTGGGCATGCGCAACGGCGCGATCATGTTCCGTCATATTCTGCCCAACGCGATGGTTTCGACCATGACCTTCATACCGTTCATCCTCACCGGGGCGATCGGTACGCTGACCGCACTGGATTTTCTGGGGTTCGGTTTGCCGCCCGGCGCGCCCTCGCTGGGTGAGTTGGTGGCGCAAGGCAAGTCGAACCTGCAGGCACCATGGCTGGGCATCAGCGCCTTTATGGTTCTGGCCCTCATGCTGACTCTGCTGGTGTTCATCGGCGAGGCTGCTCGCGATGCCTTCGACCCAAGGAAATAGCATGGCTGAGAACCTGATAGAAGTGCGCGATCTGGCCGTCGAGTTCGTTAACGGCGGGCAGGCCAAGCGAGTCGTCGAGGGGGTGAGCTTCGATATTCGCAAAGGCGAGACCCTGGCACTGGTCGGGGAAAGCGGCTCCGGCAAATCGGTCACGGCTCACTCGATCCTGCGCCTACTGCCCTACCCGCTCGCGCAAA comes from Stutzerimonas stutzeri and encodes:
- a CDS encoding ABC transporter permease encodes the protein MLSPLNQRRFALFKAHKRGWWSLWIFLTLFILSLGAELIANDKPIVVRFDGGWYFPVFKRYPETVFGGEFPLQADYKGPYIQELIKKKDGWMIWPPIPFHHSSINYDLQVPAPAPPSLTNWLGTDDQGRDVLARIIYGFRISVLFALTLTLISSVIGVIAGALQGFYGGWVDLVGQRVLEIWSGLPVLYLLIILASFVQPNFWWLLGIMLLFSWMSLVDVVRAEFLRGRNLEYVRAARALGMRNGAIMFRHILPNAMVSTMTFIPFILTGAIGTLTALDFLGFGLPPGAPSLGELVAQGKSNLQAPWLGISAFMVLALMLTLLVFIGEAARDAFDPRK